The Tubulanus polymorphus chromosome 6, tnTubPoly1.2, whole genome shotgun sequence genome includes a region encoding these proteins:
- the LOC141907614 gene encoding FMRFamide receptor-like, with amino-acid sequence MDNISSSSSSNNSSNTTVASWPSLWNMTTDNAYASLRNATPTGDPVNSTANVSDPYEKFYLDAQFATGMVIIPICCLTGILGNILTLIILNKKSMRTSTNAYLSALLVADTIKLLNDTLYFVTILASYIDPPTGDLLYGYLYPYAHFIFSLSTCISSWMTVAVALERFLLVCFPTQSRGWCTLQRAQFISSAVFVIMIAIALPSALRYRTVENYDNATETTSLTVVTTALWKNEKFVTAYTWVQSLLRSIIPLCILIFLNYRIICALNKSRANKKMQSRNRITIMLISVIVVFIICVTPDAVMSFVGAGYHDEQSWLIKGIREITDSLLSANAASNIFLYCAFNKLFRQQFLAMFCKQMVDPKLMDESQYRKLPENSPNSNDGITCSPTKETMLPTTTNQTQV; translated from the coding sequence ATGGAtaacatcagcagcagcagcagcagcaacaacagcagcaacacAACCGTCGCTAGCTGGCCATCTCTATGGAACATGACGACCGATAATGCGTACGCTAGTTTACGAAATGCGACCCCTACCGGCGATCCGGTCAACTCGACCGCTAACGTCAGCGATCCGTACGAGAAGTTTTATCTGGACGCTCAGTTCGCAACCGGTATGGTAATCATACCGATCTGTTGTCTAACGGGAATACTCGGAAACATCCTCACGTTGATTATCTTGAACAAAAAATCGATGCGCACCTCGACTAACGCTTACCTTTCGGCGTTACTGGTCGCCGATACTATCAAACTACTGAACGATACTTTATACTTCGTGACGATCCTAGCTTCCTATATAGATCCGCCCACTGGTGACCTGCTTTACGGCTACCTATATCCATACGCCCATTTTATATTTAGTCTTTCCACTTGCATATCGTCGTGGATGACCGTCGCCGTGGCCCTGGAGCGGTTCCTGCTGGTGTGTTTCCCAACTCAATCGCGAGGATGGTGTACCCTACAACGCGCGCAGTTCATATCCAGCGCCGTGTTTGTGATAATGATCGCTATAGCGTTACCGTCGGCGTTACGTTACCGGACCGTCGAAAATTACGACAACGCGACAGAAACGACGTCGTTGACCGTAGTCACGACGGCGTTGTGGaaaaacgagaaattcgtAACGGCCTATACCTGGGTCCAAAGCTTATTACGATCTATCATACCGTTAtgcattttgatatttttgaactaCAGGATCATCTGCGCGTTGAACAAGTCACGTGCCAATAAGAAAATGCAATCTCGCAATCGCATAACGATTATGCTAATTAGCGTCATTGTTGTGTTTATTATTTGCGTTACCCCTGACGCCGTCATGTCGTTTGTTGGGGCCGGTTACCATGACGAACAAAGTTGGCTGATCAAAGGAATTCGTGAGATCACCGACTCTTTGTTATCGGCAAATGCGGCCAGTAACATATTCTTATATTGTGCTTTCAATAAACTGTTCCGACAACAGTTTCTGGCGATGTTTTGTAAACAGATGGTCGATCCGAAACTCATGGACGAGTCGCAATATCGAAAACTTCCGGAAAACTCACCGAACTCTAACGACGGAATCACGTGTTCTCCGACGAAAGAAACGATGTTACCGACGACGACCAATCAAACGCAGGTATAG